One stretch of Diorhabda carinulata isolate Delta chromosome 5, icDioCari1.1, whole genome shotgun sequence DNA includes these proteins:
- the LOC130893999 gene encoding centromere protein S-like, with product MSNEQKTRQTIYNTTKEIANKIGGKYEVEFDNNSIDLISELVYKKIISYGKDLESFQKHAKRSTITTDDVKLLVRNNKSLVELVDSKLKVLNSLKQTEDPTTTSKRKRK from the exons atgtcaaatgaacaa AAGACAAGACAAACTATTTATAACACCACAAAGGAAATAGCTAATAAAATCGGAGGCAAATATGAAGTAGAATTCGATAATAATTCAATAGATCTTATATCAGAATtggtgtataaaaaaattatttcatatggAAAAGATTTAGAAtcttttcaaaa GCATGCTAAGAGATCAACAATTACAACAGATGATGTGAAATTATTAGTCAGGAATAATAAATCTTTG gttGAACTGGTAGATTCAAAATTGAAAGTCTTAAATTCCTTAAAACAGACTGAAGACCCAACTACGACATCAAAAAGGAAGAGAAAgtga
- the LOC130893945 gene encoding transcription factor HES-4-B-like produces MPISEDEIDYNRSQEPQSTMSKAELRKTHKPIMEKRRRARINHCLNEIKTLILEAMNKDPSRHTKLEKADILEMAVKHLQNVQRQQLAMAMASDPTVLRKFKTGFNECAAEIDRYMNQSDGVDNSMKLRVVNHLQKCIGGIEQVAQFSFGNVSFVSGSSTSQIGSNTGDQNNNPRIQIPQGIQLIPSRLPSGELALLVPNSRNINFFPTNQRPSAFATVIPSSTADASKPLSPPVSPVIQDELITRSRSPQGFRPVVSTKHYNEDHQVPQITSTAAPSMEVKSLKFPINKRLDSPKKIGEPLCIITNQAERYKQAQTREDSAHFEENITRGVKRKCPESHGLLTMVNDGFFHPPAPKVVKTQLLTPDCKPSSSFCDDDGKKIKQESPISKESSDSANDMWRPW; encoded by the exons ATGCCAATTAGTGAAGACGAAATTGATTACAACAGATCACAAGAGCCACAATCAACAATGTCTAAGGCAGAATTAAGAAAAACTCATAAGCCTATtatggaaaaaagaagaagagcaAGAATAAATCATTGTCTTAATGAAATCAAAACTCTAATTTTGGAAGCTATGAATAAAGAT CCTTCACGTCACACGAAACTCGAAAAAGCAGATATCCTGGAAATGGCCGTAAAGCACCTCCAAAACGTTCAACGTCAACAACTAGCTATGGCGATGGCCTCAGATCCCACTGTTTTAAGAAAATTCAAGACAGGTTTCAACGAGTGCGCAGCTGAAATAGATAGATATATGAACCAAAGTGACGGCGTCGACAACTCTATGAAATTAAGAGTAGTAAATCACCTCCAAAAATGTATAGGAGGCATAGAACAAGTGGCGCAATTTTCTTTTGGTAACGTTTCGTTTGTATCTGGATCGTCTACATCTCAAATTGGATCCAATACGGGAGATCAAAACAATAATCCCCGTATACAGATTCCTCAAGGTATACAGTTAATACCGAGTAGATTACCGAGTGGAGAATTGGCGTTGCTTGTTCCAAATTCcagaaacatcaatttttttccgaCAAATCAAAGACCAAGCGCTTTCGCAACTGTGATACCCTCTTCAACCGCCGACGCGTCAAAACCCTTAAGTCCTCCCGTCAGTCCTGTTATTCAAGATGAATTGATAACGCGTAGCCGATCACCACAAGGTTTTAGACCGGTTGTATCCACTAAACACTACAATGAAGATCATCAAGTTCCCCAAATAACATCAACGGCCGCTCCTTCAATGGAAGTTAAGTCTCTAAAGTTCCCAATCAATAAAAGATTAGATTCTCCTAAAAAAATCGGAGAACCTCTCTGCATAATTACTAATCAAGCTGAAAGATATAAACAAGCACAAACGAGGGAAGATTCAGCACATTTCGAAGAAAATATAACGAGAGGAGTAAAAAGGAAGTGTCCAGAATCACACGGATTACTAACTATGGTAAATGATGGTTTCTTTCACCCGCCTGCTCCAAAAGTAGTTAAAACTCAGTTATTAACTCCAGATTGTAAACCATCGTCTAGTTTTTGCGATGAtgatggtaaaaaaataaagcagGAATCACCTATTTCTAAAGAATCTTCCGATTCAGCTAATGACATGTGGAGACCTTGGTGA